Below is a genomic region from Cloeon dipterum chromosome 2, ieCloDipt1.1, whole genome shotgun sequence.
TGGCAGCATTGTTGAAAAAGCGGCTCTCACCTCGCGAGCAGCTAACTTCACAAGTAGTGTCGAGCGTGCTTTCGCCTACTGTTCTGTTCGCTATTCGCTATATCGCTTTTGGCTGTAGGCGTCCTTCTAAACAACAGTGACAACAGGGTGCTCTTTCCTTCGTAGAATTTCATCCTGCTCATTTTAGTTTAAGCAAGAGTGCCGTTGAAAATTAGTTCCTGAGCTTTAGCTCCAATTAGTGCTTCCATTCCCATCATTTAATTAGACAATCAACTATGTTTTGGGGTAAGTTTCGTATTCTCAACGAACCTTTTAGCCGGCATGATGCCGGCATGATGCATGGGTCTCGCGCAGCATGGCGGGAGAATGCATAGTCTCATTGCTATGTTGATCCCTCGCCATTTTGCCGACGATTCGGCTGCAATTTTGGCCGATTGCATTCTTACATTCAGGCTAGATGCCCGATCCATCGCTCGCTTTCTTGGCGACTCGAGACGACGCTATCATGGCTGAAAATGCGACACGCAAACCACGTGTCGTGTCTACAGACGGCATGCGGAGAATTACattctagaaattttttcGCAGGACTAGCTTTGGAGTCCGGCAAGAAGTATGCCCAGAAGGTGGCTCGCGCGTTTCACATATCCATGGCTGCATTGGATCTGCGAGTCGCAACAGGTatgaagtttattttttattttattttttcttagaaaatttatgtcataactttatttattttaatttcggcAGATGAAGAAGTGTCCGTTATTATGATAGTGGACAACAGGGAGTTTGTTCTTTGCAGCCTGACGAGGAAGAATCACATTCTGCAACAGCCGCTTGACCTGAACTTCATTGAAGGCGAAGACATTGCTTTGTCTCTTAGGGGAAAGGGCGCAGTCAATCTGACTGGTTACATCATACCTGAGGACTATGTTATCCCAAAACAATTTCAGGATAgtgaagaggaggaggaggaggagggtGGGCATTATTTTAGTTAACATGGAAACCCAGCAAACGTAATGGGTAGTTCTGAGTTAGGATTGTTACTTTTAGTGTACCTTCTGTTTGATGCGGGCATGAGGGGGCACATGGGGTGACAAACCTAACTCTGACCTACCTTATGAAAGGTCATGCATGATaagcgtgttttatttttaagaaatcaaaaaatatccatttggCACTATTtaaagatcaattttttaaatttaatttaatattattgcaCAATGTTTATCAACGTTCAAAATCTTAGGTGATTTaagttcataaaaattaataacttcaccagttgcataagccctTATTGTTTGAAGTCTGCAACAGATGGCGTCACCGCAGACTtgcgtaataaatttaatttaaggcacTTACGCTGTAATTTCGGACTCAATCCtactactgtgcattcttccatttatgtgttttcttttgacgtgcttacaactaaaatcagtccagccatttgccaccttggaatttttttctaaaaatagtcaTGATTCTGTGGTTgctggcttaaccgatttagGGTTTCAGCAcgtataaaagaaaaaagtttaagaagtgaagaatgcatagTGAcaggattgaatctgaaatcgcagcggatgTGCCTTAAAATGAAGTAAATTACGAAGTTATACGATGGCGCTATCTGTTGGCgacttcaaacactaagggcttatacaactggtgtacTACatgaaaaactgaatttaaatgtttatgaattttatttcgcctattttatctttttctgaATACAAACAACAAATTTCTTGAGCTTTAGTACAAAGTTTGTCAATATATTGaacattcaattttcattttgggaatatataaaaaaaggcTTCATCCTTgttgttcttggaattcgtcATTTTAATTCTCGACTATAGTTTTGGAGCTAGCCTCAACTGCCTCATGAATGGGACCTACTGGTTAACGTCAAAACTATTGTCGAGAATGAAAACGACGAATTTAAAGAACAAGGACGAAGCCTGTTTTTATTCCCAACATGAACACAACCGAGTGGtcgcctttttaaaaaattaaattttcattttgattatgTTCTAACATAATACCATATCAGTTCAATTGTTTGTACGTAAATATCTGTAAACTATGACAAAACTAAACGTTTCCcgtgttttataattttgaacatGTGATTCGTCTAATGacaaataggaaaatttttaattttgttaattttcagagGAAGCTCCTCCATTGATATCCATTGCTGATAAGAAGAGGAAGGTTGAGGGTTCGTTAGGAAACTCAAATAAGAAGCTAAAGACTCTGAAAGCCATTTCAATCTCGAACtgcgatgatgatgatgatgacaaTGCCGACGATGAGACTGAATCTGAGGATGACATGATGAACACACAGGCTGAAGATAGTGACGAGGATGACAGCGAGGAAGATCCCAATGGAGAGGAGGAAGAAGGTTTGtgtttattgcaaataaactagaaggatttttaaaaattaatatttctgcaGACTCTGATGAGGATGAAAACGAGGAGAGCGATAATGATGAAATGGAGTCTGACGGTGATGACAGTGAGGAATCCGAGGTGCAGGTTCCGCAGCCTTCAAAGAAGCAGCTGAAGCTGCAACAGAAGAATAACCAAGCCCAGAAACAGCTCAAGTCTCCCAAGGCTCCGGAGCAGAAAACTCCCAACAAGGCTCAGGAGAGAAAAACCCCCAACAAGGCTCAGGAGCAGAAAACTCCCAACAAGGCAACTAATGTATGTCCATGTCGGAATTCTTTACCACCGacttctgaatttttaatactatTCACAGGGTGCAGCCACTCCCAAGGAGCAGCAGTCTGGCAAGAAGGGAGAGAAGCAGACTCCAAAGCAGACTCCCAAAGGTAAAAAGAAGggaaagaaaagtttttaagTATAGATGATGACCTGACTAGATTGCGCCCAATGCCTCTCCTATCATTGTGCTCTCCAAATCCATGTGTCTTTTCTTGatcttataatttttgtgccaaaataaatagtaccaaattcagtaattttgctttgttatttttcacttcagaaaattttctgttgTGTGCTGGTTTCTGACTGGCAGGAATCCGTCCTTGGGGCTGtgatagattttattttagcttgTTGATCGTAGCCAGATTGTTAAGTTGGAAATTCGGAATGAACAAATTAGATTAATTCTCGGTGAAGCAAAACTTACCTGGAGGGACTTTGATGTTGCTTGCCCCCATCTTGTAAATAGTCTGCTTCTGCACTAAGCCCCTTTAATTCTTCAATACATATCTTGTGAGCGAGTAAAGAAACTCAAATGTCCGTCTCTGTTCAGCTACAACAGAAGAGAAAAAAGCCGTGACGCCTGGAACTAAAAAGTCACTGACCGGCGGTGTGATCATTGAGGACCTGGTCATCGGCAATGGTCCTGTAGCCTCGGCCGGCAAGAACGTACgtctgattttcaattttagacataaaacaaagaattcataaaattatgcGTTGTCTCACGTAGGTTGCAGTGTACTACATTGGCAGGAACAAGCAAACCAACAAGGTGTTTGACTCAACTCAAAGCGGCCCTGCTTTCAAGTTCCGCATTGGCAAAGGTGACGTCATTAAGGGCTGGGACATAGGCGTCCCGGGCATGAGGGTTGGTGGCAAGCGCAGGATCATCTGCCCACCTCACACGGCGTaagtttttgttatttttccgattccaatgtataaaattttaatgaaaatctcttaagaaatttcaaaaatttaatttgtaaaataatcaagtttttccaaaaatattcatccagTCCCCGGAACTCGAAACATGCTAGGTTGAAAACTTTGAACTAGTCGTCTACATAATGAAACGAACACGTTTAATTGAGGCGAAAAAGGCTTTGTTTTATCATAAAAAGcgtgaaaaagtaaaaagtcgCAGAACAAATGCATTGCTCCTCCCTCCCATGAGAACCCCATGTTAAATGCTACTTCTTGAAGATTGGTTACCATTCTGCTACCTCTGAGCGACAACTGATTGTTTGGTGTCAACTTGCAGCTTAAGAGTTGGTCTATTGCCTATACTTGCAGAAACCTTGAAAAAGTATCGATTTGATCGTGGAAGTTACGACGCAAGTTGATTTAATTCTCTGCTCTGCGTGATTTCattcgcaattaaatcaatttaaatgaatttttaaatgtgtttttgcaattgtaaattaatatatacCAACatttaaactgcaaaaaaGTGACTCCAAAATGGGATTTCCGCCTGTATTTTACTAGGATTTTTTAACATGGGATCTTATGGGTGGATAAAGGCGTTAGACGACTTATTTTATTCTCATTAAGGTCTCTAATTTTACCAACATTCTTTTTGGGTTGGTTGAATCAGTAATAAAATTCTTCCACCCGTTAATGATAAGCATCTTTtacacagaaaatattttatttatcaaatctTTGTACACCAAAAATaacatatgtatttatttttattagttgaAAATTACAGGTAATCACACTTTGATTCTCATGTTTCACAGGTATGGCAACCGAGGTTCTCCACCGGCCATTCCTCCCCACTCGACGCTTGTGTTTGACATCGAGTTGAAGAACGTTTCCTAAAATCTAAATCACCATCAAAATCTCCACACAGAccagatgaattattttttctcattttaaacaGCATTTACTACGATTAGATTACATCAGGTCGTAGTCATTCACACGTATTCCTGACgcagcagaaataaaatttctgccaCACTTTGATAAATTGTAAGAAAGACACAAATCTGCCATTTCGAGGTGTTGTGGAGGTTAGCTTCTGTAGAGTCGCAGCTGATCTTGGAGTTCTTCCTTGCTGCCGACCATAAACTTTTCCTCCTGTTGCCTCAGCAGCTCCCAGATGGCGGTCAGTTGCTCCTCCTGCACCCTGAATATTCATTGTAAAAACACGTGACTAATTCAATAAAGGTCATACTTTTTCTCAAGATTCTTCTGTTCTTCTGTGTCGTCCGCGCCCAGACTCTTAAGCAGAACGTTGTGCTGCGCAGCTTTGATTTTACCAAGGGCGCCACCGAATTCTCCTTTGATGTACGGCGACTCTATCGTATCAGCCTGtgggaaatatattatattttataaga
It encodes:
- the LOC135935789 gene encoding 46 kDa FK506-binding nuclear protein-like isoform X1, with the protein product MFWGLALESGKKYAQKVARAFHISMAALDLRVATDEEVSVIMIVDNREFVLCSLTRKNHILQQPLDLNFIEGEDIALSLRGKGAVNLTGYIIPEDYVIPKQFQDSEEEEEEEEEAPPLISIADKKRKVEGSLGNSNKKLKTLKAISISNCDDDDDDNADDETESEDDMMNTQAEDSDEDDSEEDPNGEEEEDSDEDENEESDNDEMESDGDDSEESEVQVPQPSKKQLKLQQKNNQAQKQLKSPKAPEQKTPNKAQERKTPNKAQEQKTPNKATNGAATPKEQQSGKKGEKQTPKQTPKATTEEKKAVTPGTKKSLTGGVIIEDLVIGNGPVASAGKNVAVYYIGRNKQTNKVFDSTQSGPAFKFRIGKGDVIKGWDIGVPGMRVGGKRRIICPPHTAYGNRGSPPAIPPHSTLVFDIELKNVS
- the LOC135935789 gene encoding 46 kDa FK506-binding nuclear protein-like isoform X2; translated protein: MFWGLALESGKKYAQKVARAFHISMAALDLRVATDEEVSVIMIVDNREFVLCSLTRKNHILQQPLDLNFIEGEDIALSLRGKGAVNLTGYIIPEDYVIPKQFQDSEEEEEEEAPPLISIADKKRKVEGSLGNSNKKLKTLKAISISNCDDDDDDNADDETESEDDMMNTQAEDSDEDDSEEDPNGEEEEDSDEDENEESDNDEMESDGDDSEESEVQVPQPSKKQLKLQQKNNQAQKQLKSPKAPEQKTPNKAQERKTPNKAQEQKTPNKATNGAATPKEQQSGKKGEKQTPKQTPKATTEEKKAVTPGTKKSLTGGVIIEDLVIGNGPVASAGKNVAVYYIGRNKQTNKVFDSTQSGPAFKFRIGKGDVIKGWDIGVPGMRVGGKRRIICPPHTAYGNRGSPPAIPPHSTLVFDIELKNVS
- the LOC135935792 gene encoding uncharacterized protein LOC135935792, whose product is MSWSDTFPVYLDNLSTFYTFSVLLAIVALFAAHYYQDAADTLQIKAKRKHSDAKNEQEESSDNNDKADTIESPYIKGEFGGALGKIKAAQHNVLLKSLGADDTEEQKNLEKKVQEEQLTAIWELLRQQEEKFMVGSKEELQDQLRLYRS